One Dioscorea cayenensis subsp. rotundata cultivar TDr96_F1 chromosome 19, TDr96_F1_v2_PseudoChromosome.rev07_lg8_w22 25.fasta, whole genome shotgun sequence genomic window, TTTGCTTTTAAAAAACtcagaaatattttttataaattaagtattttgttgtttatattggtttttttgaaaaaaattaaaaataactgaaaaaaatagtttttcaaaaaaattagttatgacagaaaatataaaatgtgtttaatttattttggtaaagcatttttttttttttcagaaatacttctactaaattaaaaaaaaatattttttttataattcaatccaaacaaagctctcattttgtaataatttctttccaaatttttttttttctcgtcTATGTTTGTGATGCAGGCCAATAACAATCCCAACAAGGTGGCAAAACTCATCACCACCATCAACGGTATCAGTTGGAGAACAGAGCAGCTTCCGAACACTGAGCATCCCTTGTCCTCCAAGGCCCTGCTTCACTAACAGCCATGAAAGAAGCAAGAGCAGCACCAAGTCTCATATTGGCTTCTCATGCTGCTTCTCTCCTCCAGAAAGCACCAGTCTTGATCCAACCTTTCTCCATGATACCATTGCCTACAACCATCTTCAAAATGATGATGATTGTTCTCACTTTGACACTGACTCTGGCTCCCCTTCTTCAGTCATATCCTCTGTTTTTCCTGATCACACTGCAAACAGACCCACTTGCTACCAAGATTGGAACAGAGCTGAGTTTGAACAGGAGAAGGTGGTTGTAGAGGTGGAGGATGGAGAAGCAGCAGACAGCTCTTACTTCATTGAGCTTGATAACCGAACTGGCACCGGGTTCAGAGATGCCGCCGGGGATGCTGCGGTGGATGAAGCTATTGCATGGGCAAAGGAGACTTTCAGAAGCCACCAGGAAtccaaagaagatgatgatgatgatgatgatgatgatgatgacctgCAGATTGACTCCAAGGAAACAAGTGAAGACATGGATAGTAGTAGTAGATGGGTGGTGTCTTGAGTATGTTACATCATGATGTGCTTCCAGTGCAGTGATTAGTAGTCACTCTGTTTGGTTTTCGCTCTGATTTTGGAGTTTATGTGAATCTATGAACAACTCATACTTTGATATGCTTCTTGTATCATTCTGAATATTCACTACAAGGACTGAAAAGAAGTTTggaactattatatatatatatatatatgtacacattaCATTCTCAATGTTAATTACAATAACTGAGAAAGAGTTGGCTCAAAATAACAAGCGAGCACTGTGCCTTACGGTGGAAAAGAAATAGCcatgttttgaaaaccggaccggaccggccggtcggaccgAAAAAACCAGGAACCGGCCCATAGCCCGGTCCggttttagaattaatgttgaCCGAATTTTGAACCGGTCAAACCCGGTGAACCGGCTGGTCGGACCAAAACCGGATGGAACccggttttcaatttttatttttgtttttgtttttttgtttttttgtttttgtttttgtttttcttttgttttgtttttgtttttaagaaagGACTTTAGGGCATGAATTgggcttttctttttttctttttatttcgtGATCTCTTTGAGTTTTGAtttgttgaaaatattattttggatttttggaactttggagtttagaggtatgagaaaaattaaaaagaaaacttgtaaattgtttaagaggtatagatcattttaggatttattttttatttttatactttttatttttaatggtaatgatgatcgaaatatgagaattaaattaatcatacttagttctagtttttgtttttgaattttttcatgccttgtctcatcctcacataattagtaatttaattagttgtttaatttatgtagttatcatcatccatttatgattaatagattaagaaataaaaggtttaggggaattgtatttgttgctttatctagattaattatttgaatcttcaaccatttttgataaaaatcataatgatattaaaataaatatttaagataattatgattaaaaatataataaagtttgttattatatgtatatatatattctatatatataatatttaagataattatttatttatgacgtcATCCGGTCCGATCAAAACGGGTCATCCGGTTGAACCGACTGAcccgtgacccaaatatgagaccGGTTCGCTATCCGGTcaggttttaaaaacattgagaAATAGTCATTTAAGTTACATTTGATTGTGTTCCTACGGTTCACATTAATTATGGGGGGAAAACAGGATAATAAATActacaaatttttattaagaaaaaagagGAAATAATCCTATGAATGAAAGACAAAAGGTGCGTGTTTTCTTTGCCTCAGCGTCTAGtgtttcatatttcattttgatCTTGTGAGAACCCTGTGTGTGAGATCTACGAGTGCTCGTCTGGATATCTGAACATCTTCGTCATCGCTTTCAGGAAGAGTATTGATTGCTTCTATGGCATGCTTTGCATGTTCTGCAGCCAATTCTCGAGTCCTCTCAATTCCTCGACTCTTTCCCAAGTAGTCAAGGGCCTGTAATTTATACAAGTAAAATGTAAtctgttgttctttttttgtcAACTATTAGTGCACAAGTAAGCTCTTGAACACCTTGCAATGCAGTTTAGACTTCAGTTATTACTTCTATgcatatttaattgttttaaaataactcTCCTCAGCAGTTACATTGCATACTACAAATGTATTCGAAGTTAGAATTCTGAACCAAAATCATTTCTTGAAATATTATGTTGTTGCAAGGGAATAGGATGAACATAATCTACTTACAACATCCACGTCTGTGGGGTCATCAAATCCTCGGTCAACAACTTCACGCAACTGAGGGTACTCTTCCATTGCAAATAAGATTGGAGCTGTCACAATGCCCTGTTTACTTAAAAACATCAGTAACACATTGACAGTACATGATATTTGGATGATTCCATTACACTTGATATACAATCTATAATGCGGTAACCAACAGAatgcaaaattttcaaatacaaatatttttcaactttGTTGCGTCACAGCACCTGATATCAGAAATTGGAGAAAAAGGACTAGAGAAGGCATTGCGACCATTGCCAAATACCAAGTTGGAGCTTTGtatcatttttcatcaaaatcaagccACAAATACCTGTCCTCCAAAAAACAGACCTTGACTAAGAAGCACAACGTACTGATACAACAATTCAACCTCCTCATAATGGGAACACAGTTTTCTAAAAATGCTAGTCCTATCAACAAGGCTTTCAAATTTGCCTTCATTCTGCACTCTCAGCCAGTAATTTACTAGATCATAACCTACTATGCTCACTGccaaatattttcctttttaagtttgataattattCCACTTCAGTAGCAAAGGTTCAAAGAATTAGAATATAGACAAAGAATAGAGCAAAATCAGAGCACATTACATGGCGGATGTCAGACAAAGAGCCTTTCCCAAGTGAACTTGATGTGCCAGTGAAATCAAGTACATCATCAATCAACTGATATGCCAATCCCTGGTATGATCAAAAGCACCATCATGACAATAGTGAATTTCATCCTCAGCAGAACAAAAACATACTGTTGAAGATGTTGGAACCAAAACAACAAACCAGGTTTCGACCATAGTTATAAGCAAGCATTGAAACTTCTGCAGTTTGTCCTGCAAGGAGGGCAACGGCCTTGCAGCTGTTTGAAATCAGTGAAGCTGTCTTGTAGTATGTCTTCTGCAAATAATATTCCATGCTGTATATTCGCACAACAAAATCTATTTAGAACCAAGTTAATGTTGTTCGCATTGATAGGAGAGTAGTGTGAAATTAAGAAATAACCAGTCAGTTCTGTAGTGAGAAGGCGAAAGTAGATATCAAGGTTAGAAGATAATGAGTAGTCATAAACTGAAACTATGTACCTACAACGTTGCTCAGATGTAGTTGCCATTTGCATCGTTTCACCAGTAACTAGATGCTCCACAACTGTAGCCAGCAAGGATACGACCTGCATAAGGGTAATCAAGAAATATTACCAATCAAGAGATCATGTGTAGCATGATTCTCTATTTGGGGAGTGCTCCTTTTAATAATTGAGTCTGACagggttttgttattttttattttttgtttttatttcacaAGTGTCTACCCTTATTATCAATGAATAAGTATGGTGGTTGAAGATCCACACTgcgctcttcttcttcttctcatattCAACAATTTGCAAGTTTTGTTGCAGGCATGGTGGAAATCAGGCCAGTATACAAGAAAGGCatcaaattttctaaaatttatatagTATTCTGATTTATTGAGGACAGGACAACTTGATCATTCATGATTTACAAATAAACAGAATCACCTGAGTGAACAACTAGCACTAGTGAGGCACATCTTGCTGTCGTGTTATTcccataaacaaaataaaatggtaATTACCACATAAACAACAAATACATCCACAATTCGTAATATCTTATCCCCATAAATGAAAAGTTCAACTGAAAATGTTCAATCTGAAGTAAAAGAGTTTGCAAAGGAAAAAGATGAGATCACCTCTGTGTTTTTAAGAGATGCAAGCGCAACACAAGCCCGGGAAAGTAAGAAATCTCCTGCCAGAACAGCAAGCTGaaataagcaaaataaatattagttcTAGCATTaatatgcaaacaaatacagAAGATACAAGCAAGACAAAATGTTGAGACTACTAGTTTAAATGAGCAAGATTGTCTTTGACAAGTTATATAGTAGCCTCACAGGAGTGTGAACAATAGCACGAGTGTAATCAGACAACAAGTCACCTCCTGTTGAATCTCTCTTCATTTATTTGTCTTTTCCTTATTCTACTTCTTCAACTAAACTGAGATCTTTAATCCTTTCTTATTGCTTCCGTAGGGAGTTATTTATGCTACTGTTCAGTATATCAAAATGCCATTCACATATCAAAACTTAGCTTTTGCTGATTCAAAAGTtaacacattcaaaaaaatgatcTCCTTTTAACAAAAAAGGCAAATTATAGGCAAATTTACAACTAATAATGTACCTTGTTTCCCATGACAAAATTTAAAGAACCAATACCACGCCTAGTCTCTGCATCATCCAGAACATCATCATGGAGAAGACTTGCCACCTGTCATGCAAAACAAGATATACGTGATCAACAAAGCAAGGTAGAGCATATTCACGGcatagaaaattttaaacaacAGTAAGTTCAAATGGATTACATGAATCATCTCTGTTATTTCTGCTATAGACTGCTGCCTTGAACGCAAATCCCTTGACAGGTTATCAAACACTTCATCAGCAGCTGATTGTGGTATTGGCATATTCAAAGCTGACGCCATAAGCAACAAGACCTGCATCCGCAAATGACTTATAATTCCACTTATAATGGGGAAGAATGGGCAATTGCTTTGTTCCTTATAAATGTCAGCCAAGCTTTAACATGCATTCCTTGAGTATTGACTATACTAAGTACGACTACATTGCTATCAACACTCTTCAGCATATAAAAAGTAGTTATCATTGCACAAACAAAGACAACACACCAACCAAAACTTATAAAGTTGGCTAACAAGAAAAGTAAAGTGTCATATCCAGtgataatcatatttttttacaaagcgcaaaaacaaaaattgagtAAAAGATAAgtatacaaaaatttttaattcataccGTAGGGCGAAATCTTTTCCCTTCCACtcccatttttaaaaatattcagcAGCTGATGCCAACTTAGGAACCTGCCGGGAAAAAATAGTGCAAGTAATATCCTCAGCATCACAAGAGAGCTAAGGCAGCATAGTTTAACATAGATTCATGGAAAAAAAGCTAAAAACTGCACTAAGATCACATACCTCAGCAACTACCATTGATCTTAATCTATTTGCTAAGAGTGACAATTCATCAGCAACCAGTGAAAAAAAGGATCCAATGGCTCCTGTTtgaaaaattaacaaatcataGCAACACTGGAAGCCTCAGCATGAATCAAGGGTATCACAAAAACTGAAGTCTATAACCAGCATCAACTCAATGtgagctagggttttgaatacATCTTTTCCCAGCTTCAATCAAATCATTCATGAAATCAACaaatcgatgaagaaaaaaataaatatcaccttTTCAAAGCTCCTTCCATGATGAATCTGATACCGAACATCAAGCAAACTTGGCACGCCCCAATAGCAATCTTCTCCGCAACCAAGCACCCACTAATCCATGCAACAAAGACAAGGAATTACAAccaataaatcatcaaaaaaataccaatccagagagagagaggaacCTTTGGGTGGTGTTTCACAGTGGGATTTCCACTCAAGCAAGCTCCCAAAAAGCGCTGTAGAGAAAAAAATTCTCGTGACTACGGCCATGAATCCGAGCTCTAGAGCTCACACTCCTCAACGCCCATTTCCAAAAACATCatcggagaagaagaagcaaaggtTCAGTGGAATGATCGCCAGATCGAAGAATGAagttgaaaaaaacaaaaaaatataaaaataaatagataaataaataaaaaatcaaatggttTTTTCGCCGCAAAGTTTGAACCGTTTCGTGTTTCAATTTGGTTCTCTATTTTGTTAAGAAGGAAGTACAAACATAGAAAGTTGGCGGCGCCAAATCGGGTTAGTGCTTATTgggtttgttatttatttataaattatatttttttaatttttaagatattaGATAACTATATATTGAAGTTATCGGACACTTATTGAAGTTATCAGACACTTATATAGCAGTGCtttcaatggtttttttttttttcgtatgtggttgatttttatttatttatttatttttcacttaaGCTTAAGCTTGATACATgcattcatatatgtatatatacatataaaaatttgtaatctttagtatatatatatatacatatatttgtcaTCTTTGCATTTGTGTCAGCCCGCTAGAATGCTttcgatgtttttttttaattttttttatttcttgataaATATATGGCAATATGTTTTTGCTTATAGTCGCacaacatatgtttttttttcttttttgagatagaagaagagaataaaaaatattaaaaagataaaatacgAGCAAGACAAAAATAAGGGTGAAGAGAGAGACGGTAATAAAAGGAACAATAATTGCTAAGAATTGTACTTggttggttttaaaaaaaaattctccacagtatttataacaatatttttctcacttttgactgtaaataatattttggcAATATATAATTACGGTTAAACTTACTGTTTATTTGAATAGAATTATTGGATGATTTACAATTATTGGGTTCAAATCCAATGATTGAGACAACCattaatagaatttttattttactgatATTTATAGAAAACTTActcaatatatatgttattttgccAAACATTATAAAGTCTACATTGCATTAACttagaaaataattttcatgatGTCTACATTATTTTAccaacataaaaacacaaaagtattaaatacatatattttttatgggtatttacaaattgatctttattttaagagaaatacaatttttaaaataaaaatcaaatctatatagtaaaacatatttatttattttttttgacaaaacgAAAACAaacacctttttatttttattgtattgtaCTTAAAAGATTTTGAACTCGAAACTTCTCAAATACCACCCTAAACAATACTTTGGTTCTTTagtaaaaacatatttattacgaGTGACACATAATTAGTTAAATATTAGATTTAATGGATATTCAAAAAGAtgcttaaatatttaattaattatttttatcacaaTTTTCGTCGTCCttgattttatacttttattttagttgtaGCACTACCACTACTactactaaataataataaaaaggggaaattactgttcacccctcgtaattttcaaaacttccccaaaaacccctccctaCTTTTTACACACTTTGACGATTCTtccagttagtgtttaacttcccttttaccccctaccgttcacttcaaatgggtccatgcaATGTTATCAAAACCGGCCCGGACATCGACCCTGGTCCCAGGCTTGGTCTCGGGTCATTCGGCTCAACCGCCGGGTCATTCGGGTCAATGCcgggttaataaaattattttaaatattatttttaaaattataaattagtttttaattctataataatatataacatttatttattatttgttatcaaataaataatttgaagggacaaaaataaattataaaaatacatgacaagcataaaagttaaaaccgatacataataaaatttcaaaattcaagctCTACATGACATAACAGACTCAACCTAATATCAAActcattcaaatattccatacataataaaacacaacacaatatcatatgaatccatagtgaaatttcaaatttaatcaaaccaactcaatccaatacataacaaaagttacaaaaattaaaggatgaaaatgtcattttataaacAAGCATTAACCCGCCTGGGTCATTTGAAACTCCGTAGGTCACATCGGGACTTTGGCGTCACACGGAGTTGATTACATGTCCGGTCTAATTAGGGGACCGGACCGGTTTAATCAGTGGTCATGGTCGACTCGGTCGAACCATGGGGCCGAGTCCGGGTTTGATAACactgggtccatgttgtgaaatcccatttttggccttgaaaatggtgggaaaggaaagcgccaaataaCATCGTGTTCAACCTTTTCGAAGGGCTTTTCGCTTGGTTTCGATGAGACAATGCCGAGAGTTGCagttacatcttgttgttctcctcattatcataatcgaaatatataaatcggtttctcaaagcagaaaatgaaattgatttccatcagattggtcaagtgcacttcatcttcgaATGAGTCATgagtcgatttttattgtcgaggcacgAAAGATGTGCCATCTGTCGCCTTCTCGCTTTATGGTCTGTAAAGTTGTATACGACGAGAAGAACTattgtttaaataatgtttaactatttgttattatctgtttaaatatattactaatatgtttaataattgtcatatccgtttaatacttgccatctccgctttaacattatctttacatgtataactattaatattaacgtgtaaattatCAAAGTCTCACGTAAAATGGAGATCTTTTTCGTTtcgatctgaattgttggcaaaGCGGCAGCGGCAGTGgcaggttatggtatcccgtgcgataagaattaatgacggcattaattcttatgcacggtaacatcaAATATTTGAACACCCTGCTCGCTCTCATCGACCAATGTCGACCCATCGATgcgctttaactttttttctcggatatgaagagtcgaccgcttgtggaattcacaccataaataaccgggaagaaccctccccacggacaaccactcgCTGCGTCCTCATCatcgtcctcctcctcctcctcctcgtcctcctcttcccacggactaaccactctatctcgaaaggatgtttcgtgaaccttcttccttatcttgagaatcgtttTAGTCGCatgatcacgcaacaagttaaactatctttttcacgctcaagtcgaaatgctctcataatcgcACGAATCGCGGAGGATTCTTGATGCTGGATCGACgcgcaagcaattaagcgagcatttcgacttgggtaagaaaagaaagttttcacgtattcgTGATCTGCGGAGGATTCTCAGAGGAGGGAGAtcggaaacatcctttaagacgaggttgatattt contains:
- the LOC120283329 gene encoding LOW QUALITY PROTEIN: solanesyl-diphosphate synthase 1, mitochondrial-like (The sequence of the model RefSeq protein was modified relative to this genomic sequence to represent the inferred CDS: inserted 1 base in 1 codon), producing MVVAEVPKLASAAEYFXKMGVEGKRFRPTVLLLMASALNMPIPQSAADEVFDNLSRDLRSRQQSIAEITEMIHVASLLHDDVLDDAETRRGIGSLNFVMGNKLAVLAGDFLLSRACVALASLKNTEVVSLLATVVEHLVTGETMQMATTSEQRCSMEYYLQKTYYKTASLISNSCKAVALLAGQTAEVSMLAYNYGRNLGLAYQLIDDVLDFTGTSSSLGKGSLSDIRHGIVTAPILFAMEEYPQLREVVDRGFDDPTDVDVALDYLGKSRGIERTRELAAEHAKHAIEAINTLPESDDEDVQISRRALVDLTHRVLTRSK